The following is a genomic window from Deltaproteobacteria bacterium.
CCGCACGCGGGGATCACGCCGAACATGGCCGGCGACATGCCGTAGCAGTAGCCGCGGAAGGTGGCCCAGTACCCGGCTTTGCCACCACCCGCGATGAGCAAGCCGAGGTGGTCGATGCCCGCGCAAATGAAGACGCGCATGATTGCGTAGATGGGGATGAAGACCGCGATGCCAACGATCACGCCCACCGCAATGCCAGCGATCATCGCGCCACTCGTGTTCTCGGAGAGCTCCTTCGCGCCCACGATCCCAGCGATGAGCCCGACCACGCCGTACAGAACGAGCGTGCCCACGAAGCCCAAGGCCGTGCTGACGATCGCGAAGCTCATCGCGTCCCAGAATTGACCGGTGGGCGCGAGGCCTTGGTACGTCTTGTCGGGAGCGAAGGCGCCTTCCTTCGCCGTGAGCCAGTAGGCGCGGAACATGCCCAGCTGCTCGCGCTTCTCCCAGGGGATGTCCCAGGTGCCGAGGTGCACGCGCTGGGCGCAGCTGGCGCAGAGGGCCTTTCCGTCGGGGGCCTGGCGCACGCACTGGCCACACGCGAAGTTGCCGCAGCGCGAGCACACGTTGCGCGCGGGAACCGTTGGGTGCGCGGCGCAGCGGGCGCCGGCGAGCTCGCCGCCGAGGGCAGGATCAGCCGGAGGCTGGGGCACCGCGGGCTGCGGCGGAGGCGCGGGCTCGCTCGGCGCGGCACCGCTCGCGCGCTGGCGCTGCTCCAGCATGCCGCCGCACTCGGGACAGAAGCGGGCGCCCGGCTCGGCGCAGACCTTGCCACAGCGGGTACACACGGACTCCATCTCAGGCCTCGCGCACCGCGGTGAGGTAGGCCTCCAGCCGCTTGCGGGTCTCGCTGCGGACGGAGAGGAAGCGCAGCCCCACGCCCGGCGCGCGGACCACGAGCTGGTCGAGCTCGGGGTGGAGCGCGGCGCGCAAGGCGGTGCCGGAGCGGGTGACCACCGCGTCCACGGTGACGGAGCCTTCGGGCAAGTCGAGCGTCAGCCGCGCCGCGGCGCCGGCCGGCGAGCGCCGCTCGGTCTCGCAGAAGGCGCTGCCCACCGAGAGGTCCACCACGTGCACGTCCACGCCCGGGCTGGGGCCGAGCTGGAGCGAGCCGGTGAGCTCGACGCGCTGCCGCAGCCAGCGCGGGTACACGGACTGGACGGTGGTCATGGCGCTCCACTCTCGCCCGGCCTCGCGCCGGCGCGCAATCGCCTCGAGAGGGCACGGCGCGGCCAAGGATTGACTGCAAGAGCGCGTCACGCTCTCGCCACATGCTCAGACAAGGGTTGCCGGAGCGTGCCGCGTGTGCAAGCGTCGAGCGTCTCCAAACGAGGTGAGCCATGGCCGACTTGCAACCTGCGCAGCCCGCGACCCCCGACACCGTCCGCGACCAGGACAAGATCATGCTGGTGCTGGCCTACTTCGGGATCTTTGCGCTCATCC
Proteins encoded in this region:
- a CDS encoding PilZ domain-containing protein, with translation MTTVQSVYPRWLRQRVELTGSLQLGPSPGVDVHVVDLSVGSAFCETERRSPAGAAARLTLDLPEGSVTVDAVVTRSGTALRAALHPELDQLVVRAPGVGLRFLSVRSETRKRLEAYLTAVREA
- a CDS encoding YIP1 family protein, which codes for MESVCTRCGKVCAEPGARFCPECGGMLEQRQRASGAAPSEPAPPPQPAVPQPPADPALGGELAGARCAAHPTVPARNVCSRCGNFACGQCVRQAPDGKALCASCAQRVHLGTWDIPWEKREQLGMFRAYWLTAKEGAFAPDKTYQGLAPTGQFWDAMSFAIVSTALGFVGTLVLYGVVGLIAGIVGAKELSENTSGAMIAGIAVGVIVGIAVFIPIYAIMRVFICAGIDHLGLLIAGGGKAGYWATFRGYCYGMSPAMFGVIPACGVYIWEIWRIACQILAYKSVHQMSGGRAAAAVLIPFGLCCVGYIGLVVFAQIFAH